Proteins co-encoded in one Chitinophagales bacterium genomic window:
- a CDS encoding NADH:ubiquinone reductase (Na(+)-transporting) subunit D, with protein sequence MSEVAEKKAVVAAPSEPLFSAKNRRLLTDPFDDNNPITVQVLGICSALAVTTQVYPALVMAISVTMVCAFSNFAIALMRNGIPPRIRMIVQLVVIATLVTIVDQLLKAFAYDVSKELSVFVGLIITNCIVMGRLEAFAMNSKPWPAFLDGIGNGLGYGAILIIVAVLREFFGAGSILGWKLIPEGVYAAGYADNGIMLTPAAAMFVIGILIWIQRSKNTKLVDIS encoded by the coding sequence ATGAGTGAAGTAGCAGAAAAAAAAGCAGTTGTTGCCGCACCCAGTGAGCCTCTGTTTTCGGCAAAAAACAGAAGACTGCTAACCGATCCTTTTGACGATAATAATCCAATCACGGTTCAGGTATTGGGTATTTGTTCTGCTTTGGCAGTAACAACACAAGTATATCCTGCATTGGTAATGGCTATTAGTGTAACGATGGTTTGTGCTTTTTCTAATTTTGCTATCGCATTGATGCGAAATGGTATACCTCCACGTATTCGGATGATTGTCCAATTGGTAGTAATTGCTACCTTGGTAACGATTGTGGATCAATTGTTAAAGGCATTTGCTTATGATGTGAGCAAAGAGTTATCGGTTTTTGTGGGTTTGATTATCACCAATTGTATCGTAATGGGGCGTTTAGAAGCCTTTGCGATGAATAGTAAGCCATGGCCTGCTTTCTTAGATGGTATTGGCAATGGTTTGGGTTATGGTGCTATTTTGATTATAGTGGCAGTTTTGAGAGAATTTTTTGGTGCAGGCAGCATTTTGGGTTGGAAGTTGATTCCTGAAGGTGTGTATGCTGCTGGTTATGCTGACAATGGTATCATGTTGACTCCTGCTGCTGCCATGTTTGTTATTGGTATTCTTATTTGGATTCAGCGTTCTAAAAATACCAAATTGGTGGATATTTCCTAA
- the nqrC gene encoding NADH:ubiquinone reductase (Na(+)-transporting) subunit C, translating to MADINSNNYTVGYVALMTLIVAVVLAFLATELKPRQDAEEALEKKKQILNSVSDIADKSIVEGEYSKRIKEVVVDAQGKPVEGVNAFDIDIKKEYRKPMSDRQLPVYIYSGDNNAKSYIIPLYGNGLWDEIWGFLALKEDFNTIAGTSFDHKGETPGLGAEITKDWFQDQFVGKQLQTNGTYAFDILKGRGNAIEGKANLVDGMSGATITGNGVEDMLQKGYSSYQAYFKNVN from the coding sequence ATGGCTGATATTAATAGTAACAATTATACCGTTGGTTATGTGGCTTTGATGACCCTTATCGTAGCTGTTGTATTGGCATTTTTGGCTACGGAACTCAAACCACGACAGGATGCAGAAGAAGCATTGGAGAAAAAGAAACAAATTCTCAATTCTGTATCTGATATTGCAGACAAGTCGATTGTTGAAGGCGAATACTCTAAGCGTATCAAGGAAGTAGTAGTTGATGCTCAAGGGAAACCTGTTGAAGGAGTTAACGCTTTTGATATTGACATCAAAAAAGAGTACCGAAAACCTATGAGTGATCGTCAATTACCTGTGTATATCTATTCAGGAGACAACAATGCTAAAAGCTATATTATACCTTTATATGGTAATGGTCTATGGGATGAAATATGGGGTTTTCTGGCATTAAAAGAAGACTTCAATACCATTGCAGGTACATCTTTTGACCACAAAGGAGAAACGCCTGGCCTTGGTGCAGAAATCACAAAAGACTGGTTTCAAGATCAATTTGTAGGCAAACAGTTGCAAACCAATGGTACTTATGCCTTCGATATTTTGAAGGGAAGAGGCAATGCTATTGAGGGGAAAGCCAACTTAGTAGATGGTATGTCTGGTGCAACTATTACAGGCAATGGTGTGGAAGATATGCTTCAAAAAGGCTACAGTAGTTATCAAGCCTATTTTAAAAATGTAAATTAA
- the nqrE gene encoding NADH:ubiquinone reductase (Na(+)-transporting) subunit E has protein sequence MDLLNIFVKSAFVENMVLSYFLGMCSFLAVSKTVKTAFGLGLSVIFVLAITVPINFLIRKFFLAEGSLAWIHPSFASVDLTFLQLIIFIAVIASMVQLVEMVIEKVSPALYNSLGIFLPLITVNCSILGGSLFMVQKEYDFIQSSVFGVGAGFGFFLAIVAIAAIREKIRYSHVPAPLRGLGIAFIITGLMGIAFMSFMGIKL, from the coding sequence ATGGATTTATTAAATATATTTGTCAAATCGGCTTTTGTAGAGAACATGGTGCTTTCTTATTTTTTGGGAATGTGTTCTTTTTTGGCAGTTTCAAAAACGGTCAAAACGGCTTTTGGGCTAGGGCTATCCGTTATTTTTGTATTGGCGATTACCGTTCCTATTAACTTTCTGATTAGAAAATTTTTCTTGGCAGAAGGTTCTTTGGCATGGATTCACCCTTCTTTTGCGTCGGTTGACCTCACTTTTCTGCAACTAATTATCTTCATTGCTGTTATTGCATCAATGGTACAGTTGGTAGAAATGGTGATTGAAAAAGTATCTCCTGCATTGTACAATTCATTGGGTATTTTCTTGCCTTTGATTACTGTAAACTGCTCTATTCTTGGAGGTTCTCTTTTTATGGTTCAAAAAGAGTATGATTTTATTCAATCAAGTGTGTTTGGAGTAGGAGCGGGGTTTGGTTTTTTTCTCGCCATTGTCGCTATTGCTGCTATTCGTGAAAAAATACGCTATTCACATGTTCCTGCACCTTTGCGTGGCTTAGGAATTGCGTTTATTATCACTGGCTTGATGGGGATTGCGTTCATGAGTTTCATGGGTATCAAATTGTAA
- a CDS encoding NADH:ubiquinone reductase (Na(+)-transporting) subunit B, with product MSKLAKKLEEYGKSIKDKKVLHTVFDGFFTFLFAPKSVTSGHGVHIRDGMDLKRTMVHVVLALQFCLLFGMYNIGHQHYVAFGMYPGIFEAFFTKFFYGLFQLLPIIVVAHVVGLGIEFFFAAKKGHAIEEGFLVTGMLIPLIMPPGIPLWMVAIATAFAVILGKEAFGGTGMNILNIALLTRVFIFFAYPSDISGDTCWVAYDYNFLHDMFGLSSATTAGYANVVDGFSGATPLALAAKGGWEAVVAKYSVSEMFWGWIPGSVGEMSKPAVLLGAGMLIAMGVASWRIMLSMVLGAAFMGIILNFIATDPNSFIAVPFYYHFVMGSFFFAMAFMATDPVTAAQTNTGKLVYGFMIGVIGIIVRVLNPAYPEGWMLAILFMNVFAPLIDHYIYQANIKRRLARNHG from the coding sequence ATGAGCAAGTTAGCAAAGAAACTTGAAGAATACGGTAAATCTATAAAGGACAAGAAGGTATTGCATACTGTCTTTGATGGATTTTTTACCTTCCTCTTTGCCCCAAAATCGGTAACATCTGGTCATGGGGTACACATCCGAGATGGGATGGATTTGAAGCGAACAATGGTGCATGTGGTTTTAGCCTTGCAATTTTGTTTGCTTTTTGGCATGTACAATATTGGACATCAGCACTATGTTGCCTTTGGTATGTATCCAGGTATATTTGAGGCATTTTTTACCAAATTTTTCTATGGACTTTTTCAGTTATTGCCTATAATCGTTGTGGCTCATGTAGTGGGCTTGGGAATCGAGTTTTTCTTTGCTGCAAAGAAAGGCCATGCGATTGAAGAGGGGTTTTTGGTAACAGGAATGTTGATTCCATTGATTATGCCTCCAGGTATTCCGTTGTGGATGGTAGCGATTGCTACTGCATTTGCAGTGATTTTAGGTAAGGAAGCTTTTGGAGGTACAGGTATGAATATTCTGAACATCGCCTTATTAACAAGGGTATTTATTTTCTTTGCCTATCCATCGGATATATCTGGTGATACTTGTTGGGTGGCTTATGATTACAATTTTTTACACGATATGTTTGGTTTGAGTTCTGCTACTACAGCGGGTTATGCCAATGTAGTGGATGGATTTTCAGGAGCTACACCTCTGGCACTTGCTGCTAAAGGAGGCTGGGAAGCAGTCGTTGCAAAGTATAGTGTGTCGGAGATGTTCTGGGGATGGATTCCTGGTTCAGTTGGAGAAATGAGTAAACCTGCTGTTTTGTTGGGTGCTGGAATGTTGATTGCAATGGGCGTGGCAAGTTGGAGAATCATGTTGTCTATGGTTTTGGGCGCAGCCTTTATGGGGATTATCCTTAATTTCATAGCTACTGATCCAAACTCATTTATTGCTGTACCTTTTTATTACCACTTTGTAATGGGCAGTTTCTTTTTTGCCATGGCATTTATGGCAACGGACCCTGTTACCGCAGCACAAACGAATACTGGAAAATTGGTATATGGCTTTATGATTGGAGTAATTGGTATCATTGTCAGGGTGTTGAATCCTGCCTATCCTGAGGGATGGATGTTGGCGATACTGTTTATGAATGTATTTGCTCCATTGATTGACCATTATATTTATCAAGCAAACATTAAACGCAGATTAGCAAGAAATCATGGCTGA